GGTTTTTCACCATTTCATCAAATGTCTGACCAATTATGCCCGGGTTTGCCATATAATTGCTCAGATTTCTACAGAGATATTTTCCCGCCGGAATACTTTCGGTTTCCAATGACAGAGCTTCCGGGTCATCACCAGGGTTCTTTTTAACAGCTGCCCAATATTCAATCCCTCCCTCAGGATTTCCCTGTGATTTTCCAAAATATCTTCTTGTATCATCAGGTTTTATGATGCCATGAAGTTTTTTATGAGCCGCCATCACCCCATCAGGGAAAGAAGCTGCTTTGACCACTAAAAGTTCAAATCCGGTTTCGATTTCTTTCAGATAGGTTGAGCTTTCCATTGTTTTTACTTTTTCATAATTTGTTCAAAAATGTCAACCTTCGGCCAAATTCTTCAGAGCTTCGAGAGCTTTAGGCCAGCTTTCGGTGAAATAATCTAAATATTCCTCGTTAACATCCATGGTGACTTTCAACTTGCAATTGTTTTCACCTTGTGGTTCAAAATAATAATTCTCCAGAGCATCACCCCATCCTTCCACCATTGGTCCTGAAGTAATTTCTTCGCCACCATGCAATATTCCGATGTGTTTTATACTGATAAACTCGCCACGAATATTATCTGCTATCTGACTTACCATTCCACCTTCCTGGCCATC
The sequence above is a segment of the Cytophagaceae bacterium genome. Coding sequences within it:
- a CDS encoding SRPBCC domain-containing protein, with protein sequence MEKSTIFQKLTFEIEINVSAQKTYEIMIGKETYKNWTKIFNPTSDFKGSWEKGSKILFVGISEDGQEGGMVSQIADNIRGEFISIKHIGILHGGEEITSGPMVEGWGDALENYYFEPQGENNCKLKVTMDVNEEYLDYFTESWPKALEALKNLAEG